Proteins from a genomic interval of Acetobacterium woodii DSM 1030:
- the mtgC gene encoding glycine betaine-specific corrinoid protein MtgC — protein sequence MNPIFEEIKDAIVDGDEDLAIELAEKVVAEKIDPVQAVQQGFIKGIEEVGAAWTSGEAFLPDVMMAADAMKAGMDVLEEVLAAGEGEGAYEDKGKIVLGTVEGDIHDIGKNIVGALLTSAGFKVYDIGIDQKAEDFVAKADEVGAKIIAASSLLTTTMQSQKVLVEYLDANKLHDKFKVIIGGGPTSKKWGEDIGADGWAETADEAVLLCQQLFNN from the coding sequence ATGAACCCAATATTTGAAGAAATTAAAGATGCAATTGTCGATGGTGATGAGGATTTAGCAATCGAACTGGCAGAAAAAGTAGTTGCCGAAAAAATTGATCCGGTTCAGGCAGTACAGCAGGGATTTATTAAAGGGATTGAAGAAGTTGGGGCCGCATGGACCAGTGGTGAAGCTTTTCTGCCCGATGTAATGATGGCTGCAGATGCTATGAAAGCGGGAATGGATGTACTGGAAGAAGTGCTGGCGGCCGGCGAAGGCGAAGGGGCCTATGAAGATAAGGGCAAAATCGTCCTTGGTACCGTTGAAGGTGATATTCACGATATCGGAAAAAACATTGTCGGAGCACTGTTGACTTCAGCCGGCTTTAAGGTTTATGATATTGGTATCGACCAAAAAGCCGAAGATTTTGTTGCCAAAGCTGATGAAGTTGGAGCAAAGATCATTGCAGCAAGCTCATTATTGACAACCACAATGCAATCACAAAAAGTTTTGGTTGAATATTTAGATGCAAATAAACTTCATGACAAATTTAAGGTGATTATTGGTGGCGGACCGACAAGTAAAAAGTGGGGAGAAGATATCGGTGCTGACGGTTGGGCTGAAACTGCCGATGAAGCAGTGTTATTATGCCAGCAATTGTTTAATAACTAA
- the mtgA gene encoding [methyl-Co(III) glycine betaine-specific corrinoid protein]--tetrahydrofolate methyltransferase MtgA translates to MFRFTAEQFIYDINGTKIGGQPGEYPTVLIGSIFYRGHKITQDSEKGLFDEVAAKELLDKEAELSEETGNPRIVDVLGDTEIALTKHLEFVLKHTTSPVLLDSPSPEVRIETLKHFANDQEAMSRIIYNSLEESCTEHELEVMKDCGVKTAVVLAFSKKHLQPAKRVKLLIGDEKNEGLLTKAKRAGVEQYLIDPGVLDVASSSWTAMAIRDIKEQHGFPGGCASSNALYLWKKMRSKGSPYFEAAGASVFTFPLTHGADFILYGPMANAAWVYQAAATTDAMMAYCNKITGTKLGTLDTPLMKIF, encoded by the coding sequence ATGTTTAGATTTACAGCAGAACAATTTATTTATGACATCAATGGAACTAAAATTGGTGGGCAACCGGGAGAATATCCAACGGTATTGATTGGCAGTATTTTTTATCGGGGTCATAAAATAACCCAAGATTCAGAAAAGGGATTATTTGATGAGGTCGCTGCAAAAGAACTGCTAGACAAAGAAGCAGAATTATCGGAAGAAACCGGCAATCCAAGAATTGTCGATGTATTGGGAGACACTGAGATTGCACTTACTAAACATCTGGAATTTGTTTTAAAGCATACAACATCACCAGTTTTGCTCGATAGCCCCAGTCCCGAAGTAAGAATCGAAACATTGAAACATTTTGCCAATGATCAGGAAGCAATGAGTCGCATTATTTACAATTCATTAGAAGAAAGCTGCACCGAACATGAACTCGAAGTCATGAAAGATTGTGGTGTAAAAACGGCCGTTGTTTTGGCATTCAGTAAAAAACATTTACAGCCCGCCAAACGTGTCAAATTGCTGATTGGCGATGAAAAAAATGAAGGGTTGTTGACCAAGGCTAAACGAGCTGGGGTGGAACAATATCTGATAGATCCCGGTGTGTTGGATGTTGCCAGTAGCAGTTGGACAGCCATGGCAATCCGAGATATTAAAGAACAACATGGTTTCCCCGGTGGCTGTGCCTCATCGAACGCTCTTTATTTATGGAAAAAAATGCGATCAAAAGGAAGTCCTTATTTTGAAGCAGCAGGCGCTTCAGTATTTACTTTCCCATTAACCCATGGTGCTGATTTTATTTTATATGGACCGATGGCTAATGCCGCATGGGTATATCAGGCAGCAGCAACAACGGATGCGATGATGGCATATTGTAATAAAATAACCGGCACAAAACTAGGCACGTTAGATACCCCGCTGATGAAAATTTTCTAA
- a CDS encoding glycine betaine uptake BCCT transporter: MQEKTTKNRTVLYVSAAIAIVFVLASMLFTEGTTAVFNLLNSFITTSFGWLYLLAVGIFIVFAIGVAISPFGKIILGKDDDKPEFTNFQWFSMLFGGGMGIGLVFWSVSEPIMHYLSPPIGEAGTQAAMETAMRITFFHWGLHPWVVFAIGGLGLAYFQFRKDLPFLISSAFYPLIGEKIHGPIGKTIDILAVFATIFGVATSLGFGATQIATGLEYIWGIQSSPMMISIIIAVMTAIFTLATISGLHKAMQLAANLKIWLSIGFMVFIFIFGGSVFILNNFTNSLGAYLQNIVGQTFWMGNVEWLNGWTVFYWAWWIAWAPFVGQFVARVSKGRSIREFILAVSLLPSGFSLIWIAIYGGAAFNLNAISGGAIEAAVGADYTTALYALLQQLPLYGITSILAIFLILICFVGAANSATYVLAMLTSDGDMDPDKKIRGGWGIAQGLITIMLILVGGTSALTVIKTASIVAAFPYMLVMIVMCFSILKALKTDYAETQLLKNKIGIDIDNGQTPVVDVQE; encoded by the coding sequence ATGCAAGAAAAAACGACAAAGAATCGAACAGTGTTGTATGTTTCAGCAGCAATTGCTATTGTTTTCGTATTAGCTAGTATGCTTTTTACTGAAGGTACAACAGCCGTATTTAATCTGTTAAATTCATTTATTACAACGTCTTTTGGATGGTTGTATTTATTGGCAGTCGGAATCTTTATTGTGTTTGCCATCGGTGTTGCCATCAGTCCATTTGGGAAAATTATATTAGGTAAGGATGATGATAAACCTGAATTTACTAACTTCCAATGGTTTTCAATGTTATTTGGCGGTGGGATGGGAATTGGTTTGGTGTTCTGGTCGGTATCGGAACCGATTATGCATTATCTAAGTCCGCCCATTGGAGAAGCGGGAACTCAGGCAGCAATGGAAACGGCCATGCGAATCACCTTCTTCCACTGGGGCTTACATCCATGGGTTGTCTTTGCAATTGGCGGTTTGGGACTGGCGTACTTTCAGTTTAGAAAAGACTTACCATTCCTGATCAGTTCGGCTTTCTATCCATTAATTGGCGAAAAAATACATGGACCAATTGGTAAAACGATTGATATTCTGGCAGTTTTTGCAACAATTTTTGGAGTAGCAACAAGCTTGGGCTTTGGAGCAACTCAAATTGCCACTGGTTTGGAATATATATGGGGAATTCAATCCTCACCAATGATGATTTCGATCATCATTGCGGTGATGACAGCCATCTTTACTTTAGCAACAATATCAGGACTACATAAGGCGATGCAACTCGCAGCTAATTTAAAAATCTGGCTTTCGATTGGATTCATGGTTTTTATCTTTATTTTTGGCGGTAGCGTATTTATCTTAAATAATTTTACGAATTCATTAGGTGCTTATCTGCAGAATATTGTTGGTCAAACCTTCTGGATGGGGAACGTTGAATGGTTAAACGGCTGGACTGTCTTCTATTGGGCATGGTGGATTGCCTGGGCTCCATTTGTTGGACAGTTCGTTGCACGGGTATCGAAAGGCAGAAGTATTCGCGAATTTATTTTAGCCGTATCCTTACTTCCTTCCGGGTTTTCTCTGATTTGGATTGCAATTTACGGCGGTGCAGCCTTTAATTTAAATGCAATCTCCGGTGGCGCAATCGAAGCGGCAGTTGGTGCTGATTATACCACCGCACTATACGCTCTTTTACAACAATTGCCACTCTATGGTATTACGTCAATCCTAGCGATTTTCCTGATTTTAATCTGCTTTGTTGGAGCAGCGAACTCAGCAACCTATGTTTTAGCGATGCTGACATCAGACGGAGATATGGATCCGGACAAAAAAATAAGAGGCGGCTGGGGTATTGCCCAGGGTCTAATCACCATTATGTTAATCCTTGTGGGTGGAACTTCAGCTTTAACAGTTATAAAAACAGCTTCAATTGTGGCAGCCTTCCCCTATATGTTGGTTATGATTGTGATGTGTTTTAGTATTCTTAAAGCTTTGAAAACAGATTACGCCGAAACCCAGCTATTGAAAAATAAAATCGGTATTGATATTGACAACGGACAAACGCCAGTTGTGGATGTTCAAGAATAA
- the mtgB gene encoding glycine betaine--corrinoid protein methyltransferase: protein MLPKFDVLTDEQINKIHKNSLKILQEIGVEFSYDPAIEVLKKHGQRVEGHRVFFDPDFVEEMVEKAPAEFTLHARNPEHNLVCGGESIIYMPGYGAPFVYDADGGKRDATMADYDNFVKLAGASKNMHMTGGTVVEPTDVEDEIRHLKMAYSHIINSDKCFMGSSSGYEHARDSIELTALLHGGLDVIKEKPALICLINSVTPLKYDDRMLGGLMAYAETGQAMVIASLVMAGSTGPATMAGALSLQNAEVLAGITLAQCVNPGTPVVYGSTSAITDMSTGSLSIGNPENALFTSASAQFSRFYGVPCRGGGGLTDAKTVDAQAGYESMMVLFATSTTGVNFVLHTAGILQYYMAMSYEKFMVDDEIAGMILRYLDGFDCDSDEKMAYDVIEKVGPGGHFLTQKHTRKNFKTEFFKPQLSDRQSFDGWSKDSLDTNQRAKLKWQEVLANYTPPELDPAVKEKIEAFIANRSKELLK from the coding sequence ATGTTACCAAAATTTGATGTTTTAACGGACGAACAAATTAATAAGATTCACAAAAACAGCTTAAAAATTCTCCAGGAAATTGGAGTTGAGTTTTCTTATGACCCGGCTATTGAAGTTTTGAAAAAACATGGTCAACGAGTTGAAGGTCATCGAGTCTTTTTTGATCCGGATTTTGTCGAAGAAATGGTGGAAAAAGCACCGGCCGAATTTACTTTACATGCTCGGAATCCAGAACACAATCTGGTTTGTGGCGGAGAAAGTATCATCTATATGCCGGGTTACGGAGCTCCTTTTGTCTATGATGCCGATGGTGGAAAACGCGATGCGACGATGGCAGATTACGATAATTTTGTAAAATTAGCCGGGGCCAGCAAAAACATGCACATGACCGGTGGCACGGTTGTTGAACCAACCGATGTTGAGGATGAAATCAGACATTTAAAAATGGCTTATAGTCATATTATCAATTCAGACAAATGTTTTATGGGCAGTTCATCAGGTTATGAACATGCTAGAGATTCGATTGAATTAACAGCATTGCTTCATGGTGGTTTAGACGTAATTAAAGAAAAACCGGCTTTGATTTGTTTGATCAATTCGGTAACTCCGTTAAAATACGATGATCGGATGCTTGGCGGGCTGATGGCTTACGCTGAGACAGGGCAAGCCATGGTTATTGCTTCACTAGTTATGGCCGGTTCAACTGGTCCAGCCACGATGGCAGGAGCCTTATCGTTACAAAATGCTGAAGTATTGGCAGGAATTACCCTGGCTCAATGCGTTAATCCCGGAACCCCAGTGGTTTATGGATCAACTTCGGCAATTACCGATATGTCAACCGGTTCACTATCAATCGGAAATCCTGAAAACGCTTTATTCACTTCTGCAAGTGCTCAGTTTTCACGATTCTACGGAGTGCCTTGTCGTGGTGGTGGCGGATTAACCGATGCCAAAACCGTTGATGCGCAGGCTGGTTACGAATCCATGATGGTGCTTTTTGCAACCAGTACAACAGGAGTAAATTTTGTCCTTCATACCGCCGGGATTCTTCAATATTATATGGCCATGTCTTATGAAAAGTTTATGGTTGATGATGAAATTGCCGGGATGATATTACGTTATCTGGATGGTTTTGATTGCGACAGCGATGAAAAAATGGCTTATGATGTGATTGAAAAAGTAGGTCCTGGTGGACATTTCCTGACCCAGAAACATACCCGGAAAAATTTTAAAACCGAATTTTTCAAACCGCAACTCAGTGATCGTCAATCCTTTGATGGATGGTCGAAAGATTCATTGGATACCAATCAACGGGCAAAATTAAAATGGCAAGAAGTGCTGGCTAATTATACCCCACCGGAATTGGATCCAGCAGTAAAAGAAAAAATTGAAGCATTTATCGCAAACCGATCAAAAGAATTACTTAAATAA
- a CDS encoding glycine betaine uptake BCCT transporter, whose product MVFYVSIILILLFLGFGFLLPGELLTETNSLFGFITNDLGWFYLLTVLGILIFTLYLAFSKYGNIRLGSDDDRPEYSNFSWFAMLFSAGMGIGLVFWGVAEPVFHYAQPPLGIEPLSTESAMMSFRYAFLHWGLHPWAIYAIVGLALAYATFRKELPCLISSTLYPIFKEKINGPIGKVVDILALILTVIGVSTSLGMGALQVNSGLNTLFNIPNTITSQVVIIAIITVLFLISASTGLDKGIKILSNTNIIIAVLLLLFVFFFGPTVFIINTFVVSLSGYIQNILPMSLALTPFENDPWIGTWTIFYWAWWISWGPFVGTFIARISKGRTIKEFILGVIIVPAIFCCIWFAVFGGTALHFEIFDGIDIVSPIMADQAVGLFATFSYLPIGKIISLIATLLITTFFVTSADSATFVIGMFSRNGDLNPDNKIKIMWGVVLSLMAIVLLFSGGLVAMKNTSIIMALPFLFIMILMCRSLYLALKNESKR is encoded by the coding sequence ATGGTATTTTACGTTTCAATTATACTTATTCTATTGTTCCTCGGTTTTGGTTTTTTATTACCCGGGGAATTATTAACGGAAACCAATTCATTGTTTGGATTCATCACCAATGATTTAGGTTGGTTTTACCTGTTAACTGTTTTGGGAATTTTAATATTTACACTGTATCTGGCGTTTAGCAAATACGGAAATATTCGGTTGGGAAGTGATGATGATCGCCCCGAATATTCTAATTTCTCCTGGTTTGCGATGTTATTCAGCGCCGGAATGGGGATCGGCCTTGTTTTCTGGGGTGTTGCCGAGCCTGTTTTTCATTATGCGCAACCACCATTAGGGATTGAACCGTTATCGACCGAGTCGGCAATGATGTCTTTTCGATATGCTTTTTTACATTGGGGGCTACATCCATGGGCGATTTATGCCATTGTGGGTTTAGCTTTGGCATATGCAACCTTTCGTAAAGAACTGCCATGTTTGATTAGCTCGACCTTATATCCTATTTTTAAAGAAAAAATTAATGGTCCGATCGGAAAAGTGGTTGATATACTGGCCCTTATTTTAACCGTTATTGGAGTGTCAACTTCGCTTGGAATGGGGGCATTACAAGTAAACAGCGGTTTAAATACGCTGTTTAATATTCCCAATACGATCACTTCTCAAGTTGTGATCATTGCGATTATAACGGTTTTATTTTTAATATCGGCATCAACCGGATTAGATAAAGGAATCAAGATACTCAGCAACACGAATATTATTATTGCCGTGTTGCTTTTGCTATTTGTTTTTTTCTTTGGACCGACAGTGTTTATTATTAATACCTTTGTTGTCAGTTTAAGTGGTTATATCCAGAATATTCTGCCAATGAGTTTAGCTTTAACTCCTTTTGAAAATGATCCCTGGATTGGCACTTGGACGATCTTTTATTGGGCCTGGTGGATTTCATGGGGGCCTTTTGTTGGTACTTTTATTGCCCGAATATCAAAAGGGCGAACAATAAAAGAGTTTATTTTGGGGGTTATTATCGTCCCCGCAATATTTTGTTGTATCTGGTTCGCTGTTTTTGGAGGAACTGCTTTACATTTCGAAATATTTGATGGCATTGATATTGTCTCACCGATTATGGCAGATCAGGCGGTGGGCTTATTTGCAACTTTTTCTTATCTTCCAATCGGAAAAATAATTTCATTGATTGCGACCTTATTAATCACGACCTTTTTTGTTACTTCGGCGGACTCGGCAACATTTGTAATTGGCATGTTTTCCCGAAATGGTGACTTAAATCCGGATAATAAGATAAAAATAATGTGGGGTGTTGTCTTGTCATTAATGGCAATCGTATTGCTTTTTAGTGGTGGGCTGGTAGCAATGAAAAACACGTCGATTATCATGGCATTACCGTTTCTATTCATCATGATTTTGATGTGTCGGTCACTATATTTGGCTTTAAAAAATGAAAGTAAACGTTAG